The following is a genomic window from Sphingobacterium spiritivorum.
TACTCATGAATGACTTCTAAACGGTTCAGCAAACAATGTCCCAGAAATTTTAATCTGTTTTCAGTAGAACTGTTATAGATATGTTCGTGGATCTCCCAGTTGCGGGCGCCTGAGCGGATCAGTTTGGAAATGATCTCATGCACCTGTTCTGTAGTCGATCTGAATCGGAAAGAACCGGTATCTGTCATGATCCCTGCATAAAGACAGGTTGCAATCTCAGGAGTAATTTCGGAAACTTCATCAACACAACCTTCAATAAAAGTATAGATTAATTGAGCTGTCGCAGCAGCCTGAGGATCCCATAACCGGTAATCATCAAATCCTTCAGGATCTAAATGATGATCGATCATGTATTTTTTTGCTGTAGATGCACGAAGTACACCTTCCATAACATTGGTACGTGAAAGCGCATTGTAATCCAGACAAAAGATAAGAGAAGCCTCATCTATAAGAGATTGACACAATACCGTCTGATCAGGGTAAATTAATACCTCATCCCGGCCGGGTAACCAGTCCAAAAATGTAGGAAAGTCAGATGATACAATTACATGGACATCATGATTTTGGTTTTTTAACCAATGGTATAATCCTAATGAAGAGCCTAATGCATCCCCGTCTGGTTTATGATGGGTCGTGATAATTATTTTATCTGATTTGGATAGTATTTCTTTATTCTCGTTTCGTGTCAGCATAGCCAATTTAAGATTGCAAACCTACTACAAAAAATTAGTATTTGGAACTATTTTCTGAATGATTTATTTGATTTTAACCTTTTTTAATAAATGAATTTAAAATAATGGAAATCAAATTATTAAAAAGGAAAAGCGTACAACTTATGATCCCGTTTTGTACAGAGTAAAAAGTTGCCACCGGCATAGTTAATCTTGCCGAAATAAAAGTTTGGCAAAGCCTCTAAAGGAAAACCTTCCATCAGATTTCCGTTTTCATTAAAAAGACCAATCAGATAGTTATTCCGGGAGCCTATACCCAATGTAAATCTATCCTTTTCCAGAGGGAAAAATAATGGTCTCTCCTCAATATCTCTGGTGAATGTGTATTGAAAATACATCGTCGTGTCTGTGGTACTGTATACCGCCAGCTTATTCTTATCAATGATAATAACATCGGCTTTACTATCCGCAGTGATATTTCTTATATCGGCATAGTATTCGGATGACCA
Proteins encoded in this region:
- a CDS encoding DHH family phosphoesterase, encoding MLTRNENKEILSKSDKIIITTHHKPDGDALGSSLGLYHWLKNQNHDVHVIVSSDFPTFLDWLPGRDEVLIYPDQTVLCQSLIDEASLIFCLDYNALSRTNVMEGVLRASTAKKYMIDHHLDPEGFDDYRLWDPQAAATAQLIYTFIEGCVDEVSEITPEIATCLYAGIMTDTGSFRFRSTTEQVHEIISKLIRSGARNWEIHEHIYNSSTENRLKFLGHCLLNRLEVIHEYNTALFAVSKQDLEQFQVTTGDTEGLVNYALSVKGIRLAALIIDRTELIKLSLRSIGDVPCNEIARKHFNGGGHFNAAGGSSEGDLQSVVHKFKSILPEYNEILIK